From one Mesotoga sp. Brook.08.105.5.1 genomic stretch:
- a CDS encoding HEAT repeat domain-containing protein — protein MNREELINRIVEEKGTEAIPALLDLLVNEDSETAHICFDALLQMGEAVVPLLIEKMRITNIDPVSRLYLADLAGEIGNRRTVTNLYEMLKDFSDERSQVVIYEALARLGEGEKVVGVLSLMLSENNDSELRDQVIMALSSTNSSMAVKALAELYGRETTDKSTKAFILEAIHSILSRRYELKNYLQSLHNGREITERLYQWQKEN, from the coding sequence GTGAATAGAGAAGAGCTAATAAACAGGATAGTTGAAGAAAAGGGAACGGAGGCGATTCCTGCTCTTCTTGACCTTCTGGTCAATGAAGACAGCGAAACTGCGCACATTTGCTTTGATGCGCTCTTGCAGATGGGAGAGGCAGTTGTTCCGCTTCTCATAGAGAAGATGCGAATAACGAATATCGACCCCGTCTCCAGGCTGTACCTTGCGGACCTCGCAGGTGAAATAGGCAACAGGAGAACCGTTACAAACCTTTATGAGATGCTGAAAGATTTCAGTGACGAGAGGTCTCAAGTCGTTATCTACGAGGCTCTTGCGCGCCTGGGTGAAGGAGAGAAGGTAGTGGGTGTTCTCTCTTTGATGCTTAGTGAGAACAATGACTCCGAACTCCGGGACCAAGTCATAATGGCTCTAAGCAGCACTAATTCCTCAATGGCTGTCAAGGCGCTTGCTGAGTTGTATGGGAGAGAGACGACCGACAAGTCTACGAAGGCCTTCATTCTTGAAGCAATTCACTCAATTCTCTCAAGGAGGTATGAATTGAAGAACTATCTCCAAAGCCTTCACAATGGTAGGGAGATCACTGAAAGGCTTTATCAATGGCAAAAAGAGAACTGA
- the murB gene encoding UDP-N-acetylmuramate dehydrogenase, with protein sequence MAKRELTDCFDILYSLGADVRLNEPLKWHTTIRVGGPARVFVQPYSVESLAEIVSFLKSEAIEFRIIGGGSNIICPARFEGVVVSTKNLNLMKSEGERVFVQAGTSVNTLIWHCLSEGLTGLEFLTGLPGSVGGAILMNAGAFGGELGNRVARVTYLDESNRAREIDGKAAGFSYRSSIFRSSKEIILGAEFALRRGEKLEISRRMSEILAKRLEKQPLQYPSAGSVFMRPRPDFYVGSFIEKLGLKGFRVGDAEVSEKHAGFIVNKGDASQEDVLSLIEVIKRKVREAAGVDLGTEIEIWKEVG encoded by the coding sequence ATGGCAAAAAGAGAACTGACAGACTGTTTTGATATCCTCTATTCTTTGGGGGCGGATGTAAGGCTTAATGAGCCTCTGAAGTGGCATACGACGATCAGGGTAGGAGGTCCTGCAAGAGTCTTTGTTCAGCCGTATTCTGTTGAGTCGCTTGCGGAAATCGTGAGCTTTCTGAAATCTGAGGCGATTGAATTCAGAATCATCGGAGGAGGTTCAAATATCATCTGTCCCGCCCGCTTTGAAGGAGTTGTAGTCTCGACCAAGAATCTGAACTTGATGAAGTCCGAAGGAGAGAGGGTCTTCGTTCAGGCCGGGACCAGTGTCAATACTCTAATCTGGCACTGTTTATCTGAGGGGTTGACTGGCCTTGAGTTTCTCACTGGACTGCCCGGTTCTGTTGGGGGGGCGATTCTCATGAACGCGGGTGCCTTCGGTGGTGAACTTGGAAATCGCGTTGCCAGAGTGACTTATCTAGATGAAAGCAACAGGGCAAGAGAAATCGACGGGAAGGCCGCTGGTTTTTCTTACAGAAGCAGTATTTTCAGATCCAGCAAGGAAATCATCCTCGGAGCCGAGTTCGCTCTTAGAAGAGGAGAGAAGCTTGAAATCAGTAGAAGGATGTCTGAGATCCTGGCGAAAAGGCTTGAGAAGCAGCCGCTTCAGTATCCCAGTGCAGGGAGCGTTTTTATGAGACCAAGGCCTGACTTCTATGTAGGTTCCTTCATCGAAAAGTTAGGTTTGAAGGGTTTTAGGGTCGGGGACGCTGAAGTATCGGAAAAGCACGCAGGGTTTATAGTTAATAAAGGAGACGCCAGCCAGGAAGACGTTTTGAGTTTAATTGAAGTGATCAAGCGAAAAGTAAGAGAGGCTGCTGGCGTCGATCTTGGAACAGAGATAGA